One window from the genome of Salvia miltiorrhiza cultivar Shanhuang (shh) chromosome 7, IMPLAD_Smil_shh, whole genome shotgun sequence encodes:
- the LOC130995957 gene encoding cytochrome P450 CYP749A22-like, producing the protein MGDQPQIIVTEPELAREILTNKDGIYKKCKPLNYVKRLLGDGLVVAEGEKWSKLRKLSNYAFHGDSLKDMVPAMVESVDTMLERFEGNVGKEIEISKEFKLLTSDIISKTAFGSTYVEGQDIFDMLMKLVVLITRNAFKIRPFGLKRIWRPSDEIEADRVEKSLRDSIVSLVRKREDMVRTGQLEDFGNDFLGALMKVNHEVDPKIRISLDDIVDECKVFFIAGHETTSSLLSWTALLLSIHEEWQERARDEVLHLFGMDKPTAQGLSRLKILTMILNEALRLYSPVLALTRKVGQETRLGRYKIPADVEVYIPPLALHRNHEIWGRDAHLFKPERFGDGVAKAANGNPTALAFLPFGAGPRACVGLNFAGDEAKVALIMILQRYKLTLSPNYVHAPFQLLTVNPQHGIQIIL; encoded by the exons atGGGTGATCAACCTCAAATAATTGTCACTGAACCCGAGTTGGCTAGGGAGATATTAACAAATAAGGATGGAATCTACAAAAAATGCAAGCCTTTAAATTATGTTAAGAGGCTATTGGGAGATGGCCTTGTTGTAGCAGAAGGTGAAAAATGGTCCAAATTAAGAAAGCTCTCTAACTATGCTTTTCATGGAGACTCCTTGAAG GACATGGTTCCTGCAATGGTGGAGAGTGTGGACACTATGTTGGAGAGATTTGAAGGGAATGTAGGTAAAGAAATCGAGATAAGCAAGGAATTCAAGCTTTTAACCTCGGATATAATCTCTAAGACTGCATTTGGGAGCACCTACGTTGAAGGCCAAGACATATTCGACATGCTCATGAAGTTGGTAGTTTTGATCACAAGAAATGCTTTCAAGATCAGACCTTTCGGCCTCAA GAGGATTTGGAGGCCAAGTGATGAGATTGAAGCTGACAGAGTTGAGAAATCACTGCGTGATTCAATTGTATCGTTGGTTAGGAAGAGGGAAGATATGGTTAGGACAGGGCAGTTGGAAGACTTTGGTAATGATTTTCTTGGAGCCCTCATGAAGGTTAATCATGAGGTTGATCCCAAGATTAGGATCTCATTAGATGATATAGTTGATGAGTGTAAGGTGTTCTTCATTGCTGGACATGAGACCACCAGCAGCTTGCTGTCATGGACAGCTCTTCTGCTCTCCATCCACGAGGAATGGCAAGAGAGAGCGAGGGACGAGGTGCTTCATCTCTTTGGAATGGATAAACCCACTGCACAAGGCCTTTCTAGGCTTAAAATT CTGACTATGATTCTGAACGAGGCGTTGAGGCTGTACAGCCCGGTTCTTGCTCTCACGAGAAAAGTAGGGCAAGAAACGAGATTAGGAAGGTACAAGATTCCTGCAGATGTTGAGGTGTACATTCCACCATTAGCACTGCATAGGAATCATGAAATATGGGGGAGAGATGCTCATCTGTTCAAGCCTGAGAGGTTTGGTGATGGGGTGGCTAAGGCCGCGAACGGGAATCCCACGGCCTTGGCCTTCCTCCCATTCGGGGCCGGCCCAAGGGCATGTGTGGGCTTGAACTTTGCAGGTGATGAGGCGAAGGTCGCGCTCATCATGATCCTGCAGCGTTACAAGCTCACGCTCTCGCCAAACTATGTCCATGCCCCTTTTCAGCTTCTCACTGTCAATCCTCAACATGGAATTCAAATCATTCTGTAA
- the LOC130995943 gene encoding cytochrome P450 CYP749A22-like, whose protein sequence is MITIIQIMLHLITFTLIRFIYKAIWIPFHVQRMMKAQGITGPSYRIVHGTTKESTILREEALKGPMELSHDIFPKIQPQFYQWMKLYGKNFLTWAGPQPHVVITEPEIAKEILTNKEGIFLKPKSRGNVKKLLGDGLVMAEGAKWFKLRKLANHAFYAESLKEMIPSMIASVETMLQKWRQYQGREMDVCEELKVMSSEVIARTAFGSSYLEGKNIFDMLTKLGFLLFKNMDKIRPFGMIWKTRDDVESDEIEQSLRDTAMSIVRKREERVVAGEAEDYGTDFLGALLKAHHDSDKKSRISIDDVIDECKVFFLAGHETTSSLLSWTIFLLAIHTDWQEKARQEVLELFGEQNPTAEGLPRLKTASMIMNETLRLYSPVASLVRRGTRRVRIGRYEFPAKMEFHIPTLALHRNQEIWGKDVHLFKPERFAEGVATATRNNPMAFLPFGYGPRTCVGLNFATNEAKIALSMILQRYSFTLSKNYAHFPINIITTRPQCGVQIILQPLQQ, encoded by the exons ATGATCACCATCATCCAGATCATGCTTCATCTCATCACATTTACCCTGATCAGATTTATCTACAAGGCAATATGGATACCATTTCACGTGCAGCGCATGATGAAGGCACAGGGAATCACGGGCCCTTCGTATAGAATAGTTCATGGAACCACAAAAGAGAGCACGATCTTGAGAGAAGAAGCACTCAAGGGTCCTATGGAGCTGTCACATGATATATTCCCCAAAATCCAGCCTCAGTTCTACCAATGGATGAAGCTTTATG GAAAGAATTTCCTTACCTGGGCTGGCCCTCAACCTCATGTGGTGATAACCGAGCCCGAAATAGCTAAAGAGATACTCACAAACAAGGAAGGGATTTTCCTCAAACCCAAAAGTAGAGGTAATGTGAAGAAGCTGCTTGGAGATGGGCTTGTTATGGCTGAAGGGGCTAAGTGGTTTAAGCTGAGAAAATTGGCAAACCATGCATTCTATGCAGAAAGCTTGAAG GAGATGATTCCATCCATGATTGCAAGCGTTGAAACAATGCTGCAAAAGTGGAGGCAATACCAAGGCAGAGAAATGGATGTGTGTGAAGAGCTCAAAGTCATGAGCTCGGAGGTGATCGCAAGAACTGCATTTGGAAGCAGTTATTTAGAAGGGAAGAACATCTTCGACATGCTCACCAAGCTCGGCTTTCTTCTCTTCAAGAACATGGACAAGATCCGACCTTTCGG AATGATTTGGAAGACGCGAGACGACGTTGAGTCAGATGAGATCGAGCAGTCCCTCCGTGATACTGCCATGTCAATAGtgaggaagagagaggagagagtggTAGCCGGAGAAGCAGAGGATTATGGGACCGATTTTCTTGGAGCATTGTTGAAAGCTCACCATGATTCAGACAAGAAGAGTAGGATCTCAATCGACGATGTCATCGATGAATGCAAGGTGTTTTTCTTAGCCGGACACGAAACTACAAGCAGCTTGCTCTCATGGACAATATTCCTCTTAGCAATCCACACAGATTGGCAAGAAAAGGCAAGGCAAGAAGTGTTGGAGCTTTTTGGAGAGCAGAATCCTACTGCAGAAGGCCTTCCTAGATTGAAGACA GCAAGCATGATTATGAATGAGACGTTGAGGCTCTACAGCCCTGTAGCGAGCCTAGTGAGGCGGGGGACGAGGCGAGTGAGGATCGGGAGATACGAATTCCCAGCCAAGATGGAATTCCACATCCCAACTCTAGCGCTGCATAGGAATCAAGAGATTTGGGGGAAAGATGTACATTTGTTCAAACCAGAGAGATTTGCAGAGGGTGTTGCCACAGCTACCAGGAACAACCCCATGGCCTTCCTCCCCTTCGGCTACGGCCCAAGAACGTGCGTTGGCTTGAATTTCGCGACCAATGAGGCCAAGATTGCGCTCTCGATGATCCTTCAACGTTATAGCTTCACGTTGTCGAAGAATTACGCTCATTTCCCTATTAATATCATCACCACACGACCACAATGCGGTGTGCAAATAATTCTCCAACCATTGCAGCAGTGA
- the LOC130995947 gene encoding ACT domain-containing protein ACR4-like isoform X2 — protein sequence MEASVSFSNDMDDEYEKLIRRMNPPRVVIDNESCKNATVIQVDSANKQGILLEVVQVLTDLNLMITKAYICSDGGWFMDVFNVTDNDGNKITDEGILDYIQKSLGPDSCFASSMRRSVGVKSGMDHTSIELIGSDRPGLLSEVSAVLTNLKCNVVNAEVWTHNTRAAAVMQVTDEETGGAIIDPERLSLVKRLLSNVLKGSNKTREAKTVVSHGGTHTERRLHQMMFDDRDYEHMGEDSSDRPNVNVVNWHGRDYSVVTIRCKDRPKLLFDIVCTLTDMQYVVFHGNVEAEGPEAHQEYCIRHIDGSPVKSDAERQRVIHCLEAAILRRVSELELCTSDRIGLLSDVTRIFRENSLTVTRAEVSTRSGKALNTFYVRESSGYPVDPKIIDSIRQTIGQTILRVKGSPDESSQAPQESPTRFLFGGLFKSRSFCNFGLVRSYS from the exons ATGG AAGCATCAGTCAGTTTCTCTAACGACATGGATGATGAATACGAGAAGCTCATTAGGAGGATGAACCCTCCGAG AGTTGTGATCGATAATGAATCTTGCAAGAATGCGACTGTGATTCAG GTGGACAGTGCTAACAAACAAGGAATCCTTCTTGAAGTTGTGCAGGTCCTCACTGATCTCAATCTAATGATAACCAAAGCTTATATTTGCTCTGATGGAGGATGGTTCATGGATG tgTTCAATGTGACTGATAATGATGGAAACAAGATAACAGATGAGGGGATTCTTGACTATATACAGAAG TCACTTGGTCCAGATTCTTGCTTTGCATCTTCAATGAGGAGATCAGTCGGGGTGAAGTCCGGGATGGACCACACATCGATTGAATTGATTGGTAGTGACAGACCGGGGCTGCTCTCCGAAGTGAGCGCTGTCCTAACCAACCTGAAGTGCAATGTGGTGAATGCTGAGGTGTGGACACATAACACCCGAGCTGCAGCGGTGATGCAAGTGACGGATGAAGAGACGGGGGGTGCTATCATTGATCCGGAGAGGCTGTCCCTTGTTAAGCGCCTCTTGAGCAATGTGCTCAAGGGTAGCAACAAGACTAGGGAAGCCAAGACTGTGGTCTCTCACGGGGGGACTCACACTGAGAGACGGCTTCACCAGATGATGTTTGATGATAGGGATTATGAGCATATGGGCGAGGATTCATCGGATCGGCCTAATGTGAATGTTGTGAATTGGCACGGCAGAGATTACTCGGTGGTCACAATCCGGTGCAAGGATAGGCCAAAGCTCCTCTTTGACATAGTCTGCACTTTGACAGATATGCAATACGTTGTTTTCCATGGAAACGTTGAAGCAGAGGGTCCGGAGGCGCATCAG GAATACTGCATAAGGCATATTGATGGATCCCCAGTGAAATCTGATGCTGAGAGACAAAGGGTGATTCACTGTCTGGAGGCAGCAATCCTGCGACGAGTGTCTGAG CTAGAGCTGTGCACATCGGACAGAATTGGGCTACTATCGGATGTTACTAGGATATTCCGCGAGAACAGCCTAACTGTAACTCGAGCAGAAGTGAGCACAAGATCCGGCAAAGCTCTCAACACGTTCTATGTTCGTGAGTCATCAGGATACCCGGTTGATCCCAAGATCATAGATTCGATCCGGCAGACAATAGGGCAAACCATACTCCGGGTGAAGGGCAGCCCCGATGAGTCGAGCCAAGCTCCTCAAGAGTCTCCCACCAGGTTCCTCTTTGGTGGCCTTTTCAAGTCTAGGTCATTTTGCAATTTCGGTTTGGTTAGGTCGTATTCATGA
- the LOC130995947 gene encoding ACT domain-containing protein ACR4-like isoform X1 yields MEASVSFSNDMDDEYEKLIRRMNPPRVVIDNESCKNATVIQVDSANKQGILLEVVQVLTDLNLMITKAYICSDGGWFMDVFNVTDNDGNKITDEGILDYIQKSLGPDSCFASSMRRSVGVKSGMDHTSIELIGSDRPGLLSEVSAVLTNLKCNVVNAEVWTHNTRAAAVMQVTDEETGGAIIDPERLSLVKRLLSNVLKGSNKTREAKTVVSHGGTHTERRLHQMMFDDRDYEHMGEDSSDRPNVNVVNWHGRDYSVVTIRCKDRPKLLFDIVCTLTDMQYVVFHGNVEAEGPEAHQEYCIRHIDGSPVKSDAERQRVIHCLEAAILRRVSEGLKLELCTSDRIGLLSDVTRIFRENSLTVTRAEVSTRSGKALNTFYVRESSGYPVDPKIIDSIRQTIGQTILRVKGSPDESSQAPQESPTRFLFGGLFKSRSFCNFGLVRSYS; encoded by the exons ATGG AAGCATCAGTCAGTTTCTCTAACGACATGGATGATGAATACGAGAAGCTCATTAGGAGGATGAACCCTCCGAG AGTTGTGATCGATAATGAATCTTGCAAGAATGCGACTGTGATTCAG GTGGACAGTGCTAACAAACAAGGAATCCTTCTTGAAGTTGTGCAGGTCCTCACTGATCTCAATCTAATGATAACCAAAGCTTATATTTGCTCTGATGGAGGATGGTTCATGGATG tgTTCAATGTGACTGATAATGATGGAAACAAGATAACAGATGAGGGGATTCTTGACTATATACAGAAG TCACTTGGTCCAGATTCTTGCTTTGCATCTTCAATGAGGAGATCAGTCGGGGTGAAGTCCGGGATGGACCACACATCGATTGAATTGATTGGTAGTGACAGACCGGGGCTGCTCTCCGAAGTGAGCGCTGTCCTAACCAACCTGAAGTGCAATGTGGTGAATGCTGAGGTGTGGACACATAACACCCGAGCTGCAGCGGTGATGCAAGTGACGGATGAAGAGACGGGGGGTGCTATCATTGATCCGGAGAGGCTGTCCCTTGTTAAGCGCCTCTTGAGCAATGTGCTCAAGGGTAGCAACAAGACTAGGGAAGCCAAGACTGTGGTCTCTCACGGGGGGACTCACACTGAGAGACGGCTTCACCAGATGATGTTTGATGATAGGGATTATGAGCATATGGGCGAGGATTCATCGGATCGGCCTAATGTGAATGTTGTGAATTGGCACGGCAGAGATTACTCGGTGGTCACAATCCGGTGCAAGGATAGGCCAAAGCTCCTCTTTGACATAGTCTGCACTTTGACAGATATGCAATACGTTGTTTTCCATGGAAACGTTGAAGCAGAGGGTCCGGAGGCGCATCAG GAATACTGCATAAGGCATATTGATGGATCCCCAGTGAAATCTGATGCTGAGAGACAAAGGGTGATTCACTGTCTGGAGGCAGCAATCCTGCGACGAGTGTCTGAG GGTTTAAAGCTAGAGCTGTGCACATCGGACAGAATTGGGCTACTATCGGATGTTACTAGGATATTCCGCGAGAACAGCCTAACTGTAACTCGAGCAGAAGTGAGCACAAGATCCGGCAAAGCTCTCAACACGTTCTATGTTCGTGAGTCATCAGGATACCCGGTTGATCCCAAGATCATAGATTCGATCCGGCAGACAATAGGGCAAACCATACTCCGGGTGAAGGGCAGCCCCGATGAGTCGAGCCAAGCTCCTCAAGAGTCTCCCACCAGGTTCCTCTTTGGTGGCCTTTTCAAGTCTAGGTCATTTTGCAATTTCGGTTTGGTTAGGTCGTATTCATGA